In Arthrobacter alpinus, a single window of DNA contains:
- a CDS encoding NCS2 family permease codes for MATKTAPRLSAIDKYFKVTERGSNYSREIRGGFATFFAMSYIVVLNPLILGGADSSGEVLGLERVAAVTAFVAGILTILMGAWARHPFAMAAGLGVNAFIAVTVATNPGLTWPDVMGLVVLSGVTMLILVLTGFRTAVFKAVPEGLKTAIVVGIGMFIALIGLVNAGFVRRIPDVAGTTVPVGLGFDGKLMGWPTLVFVIGLVLTIGLVVRKVKGAILIGILFSTVLANILEMTLHIGPSFDGTTSNPQGWSLVSPQMSSWSWPDLSLIGQVNIFGAFSKLGALAAVLLAFVILLSIFFDAMGTMVGLASEAGTIDKDGNIPDVDKVLLVDAFGAIAGGGASASSNQIYVESGAGIGEGARTGLASIVTGLLLLAAMFATPLIKLVPFEAVAPALVVVGFMMVSQVGKIDWSDWGIGIPAFLTFTLMPFTYSIANGLGAGFIAFVLIRLFQGRAREIHPLMWAVAGAFLLFFGIGVVEDLFGVK; via the coding sequence ATGGCAACGAAGACGGCACCGCGCCTGTCAGCGATCGACAAATATTTCAAGGTTACAGAACGTGGATCGAACTACTCGCGGGAAATTCGCGGCGGTTTCGCCACGTTCTTCGCGATGAGCTACATCGTGGTGTTGAACCCGCTGATCCTCGGTGGCGCCGACTCCTCCGGCGAGGTTCTGGGTCTGGAACGCGTCGCCGCCGTCACGGCCTTCGTGGCCGGTATCCTGACCATCCTCATGGGTGCATGGGCCAGACACCCCTTCGCAATGGCGGCCGGCCTGGGCGTCAACGCCTTCATTGCCGTCACCGTGGCAACAAACCCGGGCCTGACCTGGCCCGACGTTATGGGCCTTGTTGTCCTCTCCGGTGTCACCATGTTGATCCTGGTGCTGACCGGCTTTAGAACCGCAGTCTTCAAGGCCGTCCCCGAAGGGCTCAAGACGGCCATTGTGGTGGGCATCGGTATGTTCATCGCCCTCATCGGCCTGGTCAACGCCGGTTTTGTCCGCCGTATCCCCGACGTAGCCGGAACCACAGTTCCGGTGGGCCTGGGCTTCGACGGCAAACTCATGGGCTGGCCCACGCTGGTGTTTGTGATTGGTCTGGTGCTGACCATCGGTTTGGTTGTTCGCAAGGTAAAGGGCGCCATCCTGATTGGCATTCTGTTTTCCACTGTGCTGGCCAACATCCTTGAAATGACGCTGCACATTGGCCCGTCCTTCGACGGCACCACCAGCAACCCGCAGGGCTGGTCCCTGGTCTCCCCACAGATGTCCTCGTGGTCATGGCCTGACCTGTCCCTGATCGGTCAGGTCAACATCTTCGGCGCGTTCAGCAAGCTCGGCGCACTTGCTGCAGTGTTGCTCGCCTTCGTGATCCTGCTCAGCATCTTCTTTGACGCCATGGGCACCATGGTGGGCTTGGCCTCCGAGGCTGGCACCATCGACAAGGATGGCAATATCCCCGACGTGGACAAGGTGCTGCTCGTGGACGCATTCGGGGCCATCGCCGGTGGTGGCGCGTCCGCCTCCTCCAACCAGATCTACGTGGAATCCGGCGCCGGAATCGGTGAAGGTGCCCGCACAGGCCTGGCCTCGATTGTGACGGGCCTGCTCTTGCTGGCGGCCATGTTCGCCACTCCCCTGATCAAGCTGGTTCCTTTTGAAGCTGTGGCCCCTGCGCTTGTGGTGGTTGGTTTCATGATGGTTTCCCAGGTGGGCAAGATCGATTGGTCCGACTGGGGCATCGGCATCCCGGCCTTCCTGACGTTCACGCTCATGCCATTCACATACTCGATCGCCAACGGCCTGGGCGCCGGCTTCATCGCCTTCGTTCTGATCCGCCTGTTCCAGGGCCGCGCACGCGAAATCCACCCGCTCATGTGGGCCGTGGCGGGAGCCTTCCTGTTGTTCTTCGGCATTGGTGTTGTGGAGGACTTGTTCGGGGTCAAGTAA
- the hutG gene encoding formimidoylglutamase — protein sequence MDFSTLPLDVPASSWTGRNDGADLAHRRWWQAVTTTAALSLDAALPGPAAFLGFCSDAGVLRNHGRTGAASGPAAIRAALGSLAFHGSRSIVDAGDVVVSEDALEDGQARAGAALTGMLDAGYLTVALGGGHEIAFASYLGVAGTAAVANGARLGVLNLDAHFDLRDAPAPSSGTPFLQMAQAEAAAGRELNYAVVGISEPNNTRALFNTAHELDVKYLLDEDCSAERTAGFVDAFLETVDIVYLTIDLDVLPAAAAPGVSAPAAYGVPLPVIAAVCRQVAASGKLFHLDVAELNPEFDIDNRTAKVAARLIDTLLR from the coding sequence ATGGACTTTTCTACACTCCCACTTGATGTTCCCGCCAGCTCTTGGACGGGCAGGAACGACGGCGCAGACCTCGCCCACCGCCGCTGGTGGCAGGCCGTCACCACCACCGCCGCTCTTTCCCTGGATGCGGCGTTGCCCGGTCCGGCTGCATTCTTGGGCTTTTGCTCCGACGCTGGTGTGCTCCGCAATCACGGACGCACAGGCGCCGCCAGCGGTCCCGCGGCGATCCGCGCGGCCCTTGGCTCGCTGGCCTTCCACGGTTCCCGGTCAATTGTGGACGCGGGGGACGTTGTGGTTTCGGAGGACGCCTTGGAGGACGGCCAGGCCCGCGCAGGCGCTGCCCTCACAGGGATGCTCGACGCCGGCTATCTCACCGTTGCCCTGGGCGGCGGGCACGAAATCGCGTTTGCCAGCTACCTTGGTGTTGCCGGAACGGCAGCCGTGGCCAATGGTGCCCGGCTAGGCGTGCTTAACCTCGATGCCCACTTTGATCTGAGGGATGCCCCGGCACCCAGCTCCGGTACACCGTTCCTGCAAATGGCTCAGGCCGAAGCCGCTGCCGGACGCGAACTGAATTACGCCGTCGTAGGCATCAGCGAACCCAACAACACGCGGGCACTCTTCAACACCGCCCACGAGCTCGACGTGAAGTACCTCCTGGATGAGGACTGCTCCGCGGAGCGCACCGCGGGCTTTGTTGATGCGTTCCTGGAAACCGTGGACATTGTGTACCTTACGATCGATCTTGACGTACTGCCGGCCGCCGCAGCACCCGGTGTCAGCGCGCCCGCCGCCTATGGAGTGCCGCTACCGGTGATCGCCGCCGTATGCCGGCAGGTTGCTGCCAGCGGGAAGCTCTTCCACCTGGACGTAGCCGAACTGAACCCGGAGTTCGACATCGACAACCGCACAGCCAAAGTAGCAGCAAGGCTCATCGACACGCTCCTGCGCTGA
- a CDS encoding alanine racemase, whose amino-acid sequence MTPWTNQAKESAVPEGLLKLPETALAAGLSGEPTPGSGWAQTDTACAQLTAPLAVLDVHALAFNASSLLRRAAGKPIRVASKSIRNKHVLRAVLAQPGFAGVLGFSLPEALWLAADPSDAFKDIVVGYPTADPQAVRALAANPVACARITLMVDSTEQLEWLAAALENTAPAAAIRLCLDLDASWRPSVHGRTLGHIGVHRSPLRNGADAIAMALAIGGYKHGSSKLFTLVGIMAYEAQVAGLQDTPHTGNKVADLARGAVLQQLQRTSMTEITERRGKVVAAVRNVTDLEFVNGGGTGSLERTTADPSVTELAAGSGLFGPTLFDGYSRFSPAHAVGFAVPVVRRPAPDMVTVLGGGWIASGPHGPDRSPVPVYPEGLSLISTEGAGEVQTPLKGAAAAQLRIGSRVWFRHAKSGEICEHVDALEMIDGGRWVGRTPTYRGEGKAFV is encoded by the coding sequence ATGACGCCGTGGACTAATCAAGCCAAGGAATCCGCTGTCCCCGAGGGACTCCTCAAGCTGCCCGAAACAGCACTTGCGGCCGGCCTCAGTGGCGAGCCGACTCCCGGATCCGGCTGGGCCCAGACTGATACGGCGTGCGCCCAGCTGACTGCGCCACTCGCTGTTCTGGATGTCCACGCCCTGGCCTTTAATGCCAGCTCGCTTCTGCGGCGCGCCGCCGGTAAACCCATCCGGGTGGCCAGCAAATCCATCCGTAACAAACACGTGCTCCGGGCCGTTCTGGCCCAGCCGGGCTTTGCGGGAGTTCTTGGTTTTAGCCTGCCCGAAGCATTATGGCTGGCGGCCGACCCCTCGGACGCCTTTAAGGACATTGTGGTGGGGTACCCCACGGCCGACCCACAAGCCGTGCGCGCCCTCGCCGCAAATCCCGTAGCCTGCGCCCGCATCACCTTGATGGTGGACTCCACAGAACAGTTGGAGTGGCTTGCGGCTGCATTGGAAAACACGGCTCCCGCCGCAGCTATTCGCCTCTGCTTGGATCTGGACGCGTCATGGCGCCCCTCGGTGCATGGACGGACCCTGGGTCACATCGGCGTGCACCGATCCCCGCTTCGCAACGGCGCCGACGCCATCGCCATGGCCTTGGCGATCGGTGGATACAAGCATGGCTCAAGCAAGCTGTTCACACTTGTTGGCATCATGGCCTATGAGGCCCAGGTGGCCGGACTGCAGGACACTCCGCACACGGGCAACAAGGTAGCTGATCTGGCCAGGGGCGCCGTGCTGCAACAACTCCAACGCACGTCCATGACTGAGATCACCGAGCGCCGGGGCAAGGTGGTTGCCGCGGTTCGCAATGTCACTGACCTGGAATTCGTCAACGGCGGCGGCACCGGAAGCCTGGAGCGCACTACTGCCGATCCTTCCGTGACAGAGCTGGCGGCCGGATCCGGCCTGTTTGGCCCCACGCTTTTTGACGGCTATTCACGCTTCAGCCCGGCGCACGCCGTCGGATTTGCGGTCCCAGTTGTCAGACGGCCCGCCCCGGATATGGTGACAGTGCTTGGCGGCGGTTGGATTGCCTCGGGTCCACACGGCCCGGACCGGTCTCCCGTGCCCGTCTACCCGGAAGGCCTGTCCCTGATCAGCACGGAAGGTGCCGGCGAGGTTCAGACACCACTCAAGGGTGCTGCCGCGGCCCAGCTGAGGATCGGCAGCCGGGTGTGGTTCAGGCACGCCAAGTCGGGCGAGATCTGCGAGCACGTGGACGCTTTGGAAATGATCGACGGCGGACGTTGGGTTGGCAGAACACCCACCTATCGCGGGGAAGGCAAGGCGTTTGTATGA
- a CDS encoding copper resistance CopC family protein, which yields MKTPAKRQPIETNMTPQKLVRRVFAALLAMMLLLLGSSTAALAHDAITGTTPADGSTVETVPDKIEITMSNTPAVIGSQVLVLDSAGTDWATGSVDVLDTVATQNVRPGAPAGKFTVKWRLVSSDSHPVEGEFSFTASAAATSTAGAAVGAGPIVSVQAQPEEEPAAVQDESAVPWSVIGLIAVLLGLVVALVVVARRRLSKDD from the coding sequence GTGAAGACCCCTGCAAAACGCCAGCCCATTGAGACGAACATGACACCGCAAAAGCTGGTGCGGCGCGTTTTTGCGGCACTTCTGGCCATGATGCTGTTATTGCTGGGCTCCTCGACGGCGGCACTGGCGCATGACGCGATCACAGGAACAACGCCCGCAGACGGTTCTACCGTGGAGACCGTCCCGGACAAAATTGAGATCACCATGAGCAACACCCCGGCCGTTATTGGATCGCAAGTTCTGGTTCTGGATTCAGCCGGCACCGACTGGGCAACCGGCAGCGTGGACGTCCTGGACACGGTGGCCACGCAAAATGTGCGCCCGGGTGCGCCGGCCGGCAAGTTCACGGTGAAATGGCGTCTGGTGTCCTCCGATTCGCATCCCGTGGAAGGCGAATTCAGCTTCACCGCAAGCGCCGCAGCAACCTCAACCGCCGGTGCCGCCGTGGGGGCCGGGCCGATAGTTTCAGTTCAAGCGCAGCCGGAGGAAGAACCCGCCGCGGTGCAGGACGAAAGCGCCGTTCCGTGGAGCGTCATCGGACTCATCGCGGTGCTGCTGGGGCTGGTTGTTGCCCTGGTAGTGGTGGCCCGGCGTCGTTTGTCCAAGGACGACTAG
- a CDS encoding C40 family peptidase: MTMRFLVRGTTALACAAVVSTAFLAPATAAPAPSFSPGLGVLSAAALSSTAAQQFSLRPLSPAIPSEDEIAKAKESEGATAAASAALDAIIGSANDKLAASTVAAMGANSAYTNALVILEQRKAAAATAKAKAEAAAGANKTAKAQLGQLAGSLYKNGGLDLSVQGILASSDADDAMYQASTLMALSASRAHTFDTAEATAATSAALQAQANEASKAADEAIAAAETSHTQAQAAADAQAAVVAENEAQRSTLLQRLATLHNTTVALEGARVDELARKAQEEALKQRIAASADAPTPTQPPAAAQAAPKPVTPAAPAPKPSTPKPVTPAPAPAPAPAPAPAPAPAPAPAPKPTPPTPAPVQPPSGSYTQVMVNYAMSKIGGPYQWGGNGPTAFDCSGLVQQAFAAAGISVPRQGTDQFWAAPTRVPLSQMRYGDLLVFDDNGSGQFGHIAIYIGNNQVVQALYYGYPIAVTNLVNMPTMSLYPYAARY, encoded by the coding sequence ATGACTATGCGCTTTTTGGTTCGCGGAACTACCGCACTGGCTTGTGCCGCGGTGGTATCAACCGCATTCCTCGCCCCGGCCACTGCGGCCCCGGCTCCCTCCTTCTCCCCCGGACTAGGTGTACTCAGCGCGGCTGCCTTAAGTTCGACGGCGGCACAACAGTTTTCGCTGCGACCGCTGAGTCCCGCTATACCCAGCGAGGATGAGATTGCCAAGGCCAAGGAATCCGAGGGTGCCACCGCGGCCGCATCCGCTGCGCTGGACGCCATCATCGGTTCTGCCAATGACAAGCTGGCGGCCTCAACCGTCGCGGCCATGGGTGCCAACAGCGCCTACACCAATGCCCTGGTCATTTTGGAACAACGAAAGGCTGCGGCAGCAACCGCGAAGGCCAAGGCTGAAGCCGCTGCCGGTGCGAATAAGACTGCCAAGGCGCAATTGGGTCAGCTGGCTGGCAGTCTGTACAAGAACGGCGGGCTGGACCTGAGTGTCCAGGGAATTTTGGCCAGTTCCGATGCCGATGACGCCATGTATCAGGCATCTACCCTGATGGCCTTGAGTGCCAGCCGAGCTCACACCTTTGACACCGCCGAAGCAACCGCAGCAACCTCCGCCGCTTTGCAGGCGCAGGCCAATGAAGCCAGCAAGGCTGCCGATGAGGCCATCGCGGCAGCAGAAACCTCCCATACCCAGGCGCAGGCGGCAGCGGACGCGCAAGCGGCCGTCGTTGCCGAGAACGAAGCCCAGCGCAGCACGTTGTTGCAGCGGTTGGCGACCTTGCACAATACGACCGTTGCCCTCGAAGGCGCCCGCGTAGACGAGTTGGCAAGGAAAGCACAGGAAGAAGCGCTGAAGCAACGGATCGCGGCCTCTGCCGATGCTCCGACGCCCACCCAGCCTCCGGCCGCGGCACAGGCTGCCCCTAAGCCTGTAACGCCCGCCGCACCAGCTCCCAAGCCGTCTACACCGAAGCCCGTCACACCGGCTCCAGCACCCGCCCCGGCTCCAGCTCCCGCACCAGCCCCCGCGCCCGCTCCTGCTCCGGCACCGAAGCCAACCCCGCCGACTCCCGCCCCTGTGCAGCCGCCGTCGGGCTCCTATACGCAGGTCATGGTCAATTACGCCATGTCAAAAATTGGCGGGCCATACCAGTGGGGTGGCAACGGACCCACAGCCTTTGACTGCTCAGGATTGGTCCAACAGGCATTTGCCGCGGCCGGCATCTCCGTGCCGCGCCAAGGCACCGACCAATTCTGGGCCGCACCAACACGCGTTCCGCTGTCCCAGATGCGCTACGGCGATCTACTGGTCTTCGACGACAACGGATCCGGCCAATTTGGTCATATTGCCATCTACATCGGCAACAACCAGGTGGTGCAGGCTCTGTATTACGGATACCCCATTGCCGTCACGAACTTGGTGAACATGCCCACCATGAGCCTTTACCCCTACGCCGCCCGGTACTAA
- a CDS encoding FAD-binding protein, producing MTAAPVTARHLTPRPRTAASAPGATLGENEATTTVVIGSGFSALAVAAELNRQGVKAIMVDSFCPVKQSSTPPTTGGISLDALSERSEVVRLLENYARRHDLDIRPETQALELTRASDTVAANPQAGPQWSVHTGTGVLSAHSVVFTRGALSQLRRVLHSAGVTTAADMRTAMHTLGLYLVGVGDLAIPTTQEILHQAKRAGQSIATRVATGESASVLALA from the coding sequence ATGACCGCTGCGCCCGTAACTGCCAGGCACCTAACCCCCAGACCCCGCACCGCTGCTTCCGCGCCTGGTGCCACACTGGGTGAAAACGAAGCCACAACCACGGTTGTGATTGGATCCGGTTTTTCCGCGTTGGCCGTCGCTGCGGAGCTCAACCGACAGGGCGTGAAAGCCATCATGGTTGACAGCTTTTGTCCCGTGAAGCAAAGTTCCACGCCGCCCACCACCGGCGGCATCAGCTTGGACGCCTTGAGTGAGCGCAGTGAGGTTGTGCGGTTGCTGGAAAACTACGCCAGACGCCATGACCTGGATATCCGCCCGGAAACTCAGGCGCTTGAACTGACCCGGGCCAGCGACACCGTGGCGGCCAACCCGCAAGCCGGCCCCCAGTGGAGCGTGCACACGGGCACCGGAGTCCTCAGCGCCCACAGCGTTGTATTCACCCGGGGTGCGTTGAGCCAGCTGCGCCGGGTCTTGCACAGCGCGGGAGTCACCACCGCCGCCGACATGCGCACCGCCATGCACACCCTGGGCCTGTATCTGGTGGGTGTTGGCGATTTGGCCATTCCCACCACCCAGGAAATCCTGCATCAGGCCAAACGTGCCGGCCAGTCCATCGCGACCCGGGTTGCAACCGGCGAATCCGCATCGGTGCTGGCACTGGCCTAA
- a CDS encoding D-arabinono-1,4-lactone oxidase, with product MSQWRNWARDQRCTPSQVARPATVAEVSTLVEQASEAGTTVKAVGAGHSFTDIALTRGIQLRLDGISGLLSVDRATKQVTLGGGTRLFEIPHLLEPYSLAMENLGDIDQQSISGAISTGTHGTGLKFGGIATQVRALTLVTGTGEVLHCSESQHPEVFAVARVGLGALGIITSVTLQCVDSFKLHAVERAEPLAAVLADLAERNASLDHFEFYWFPHTEVALTKTNTRYAPDGLSSGVGPLSTRAHWVDDILVSNSLFSALCQVTAKVPRIIPRVNQIASKLTGTREFGDSSHKVFTTTRTVRFREMEYAVPLDRIADILAELDAMIKRRELRISFPVEVRSAAADTIALSTASGRESGYIAIHQHVNTAPFEYFKAAEEIFRSHGGRPHWGKWHFLQSNDFSELYPDLEKFCRVRDVLDHKRVFSNAYLDRVLL from the coding sequence ATGAGCCAGTGGCGTAATTGGGCGCGGGACCAGCGGTGCACGCCAAGCCAGGTGGCGCGGCCAGCGACAGTGGCGGAAGTGTCAACGCTTGTGGAGCAGGCCTCGGAGGCGGGGACAACCGTGAAGGCGGTGGGTGCCGGCCACAGTTTTACCGACATAGCTTTAACCCGTGGAATCCAGTTGCGCCTCGATGGAATTAGCGGGCTGCTCTCCGTGGACCGGGCCACGAAGCAAGTCACCCTTGGCGGCGGAACGCGCCTCTTTGAGATCCCCCACTTGCTGGAACCGTACTCGCTAGCCATGGAAAATCTTGGCGACATTGACCAACAGTCCATTTCCGGAGCCATCTCCACGGGCACCCACGGGACGGGGCTGAAATTTGGCGGCATTGCCACCCAGGTCAGGGCCTTGACGCTCGTAACCGGAACCGGGGAGGTCCTGCACTGCTCAGAGTCGCAGCACCCGGAGGTCTTTGCCGTGGCCCGCGTGGGATTGGGGGCCTTGGGCATCATCACCTCCGTGACGCTGCAGTGCGTGGATTCATTCAAGCTGCACGCCGTGGAGCGGGCCGAACCTTTGGCGGCTGTCTTGGCGGACCTGGCGGAGCGCAATGCGAGCCTGGACCACTTTGAGTTTTATTGGTTCCCGCATACCGAGGTGGCCTTGACCAAGACCAATACCCGCTATGCCCCGGACGGCCTTTCTTCCGGGGTGGGCCCGTTGTCGACGCGGGCTCACTGGGTCGATGACATCCTGGTTTCCAACTCCTTGTTTTCCGCCCTGTGCCAAGTCACAGCCAAAGTTCCTCGGATCATTCCGCGCGTCAACCAGATCGCCTCCAAGCTCACAGGAACGCGGGAGTTCGGCGACTCCTCGCACAAGGTTTTTACAACAACCCGGACCGTGCGTTTTAGAGAGATGGAATATGCCGTGCCGTTGGATCGTATTGCCGACATTCTGGCCGAGCTGGATGCCATGATCAAACGGCGGGAGCTGCGCATCTCCTTCCCGGTGGAGGTCCGTAGTGCGGCCGCCGACACCATTGCCCTATCCACCGCCAGCGGCAGGGAAAGCGGCTACATTGCGATTCATCAGCACGTGAACACTGCGCCGTTTGAGTACTTCAAGGCGGCCGAGGAAATCTTCCGCTCACACGGCGGACGGCCGCACTGGGGGAAGTGGCACTTTCTCCAATCGAATGACTTTTCCGAGCTCTACCCAGACCTTGAAAAGTTCTGTAGGGTTCGAGATGTTCTCGATCACAAACGCGTTTTTAGCAACGCCTATTTGGACCGGGTTCTACTGTAA
- a CDS encoding universal stress protein: MSNSEESTQGTTPEQVPTPTGIVVGIDGSEQSNCALIWAAGEAETRKAPLHLVTAYTVPIFAASGLDGGYATVDDDVIRQGAEAVLREAAAKVSHLDIQMDARVENGDAAGVLLELSETAELLVFGSRGRGGFIGRLLGSVSTALPAHAKCPTVTIPLRCAARLEEGTPEAASIEKVIAVGVDGSDQARYAVLVAAEQAERSGGSLRIICAVQPYTGTLAWMPAPVDREALFAEIQTQLDAGEKWLRSHFPKLAIEVQLIEGSAVDALVKASETAELVVMGTRGRGGFAGMMLGSTTDGVRHHAKGPIMVVRDREDPRQGDRSAFGPLLQA, encoded by the coding sequence ATGAGCAACTCAGAGGAATCAACGCAGGGCACCACGCCCGAGCAGGTCCCCACACCGACCGGAATTGTGGTTGGGATTGATGGGTCGGAGCAAAGCAATTGTGCCTTGATCTGGGCCGCCGGAGAGGCTGAAACCCGCAAAGCTCCGCTACATCTGGTCACCGCCTATACAGTGCCCATTTTTGCCGCTTCCGGACTCGACGGCGGTTACGCCACCGTGGACGACGACGTCATTCGCCAGGGCGCGGAGGCTGTTCTTCGCGAAGCGGCAGCCAAGGTTTCCCATCTCGATATTCAGATGGATGCCCGCGTTGAAAACGGCGATGCCGCAGGCGTTCTGCTTGAGCTCAGCGAAACTGCCGAGTTGCTGGTCTTCGGTTCGCGTGGCAGAGGCGGCTTCATTGGCCGCCTGCTGGGCAGTGTCAGTACGGCACTGCCGGCCCACGCCAAGTGCCCCACGGTCACGATCCCGCTGCGCTGTGCGGCACGGCTGGAGGAGGGTACGCCCGAGGCGGCCAGCATTGAAAAAGTCATAGCTGTTGGTGTGGACGGTTCGGATCAGGCGCGGTATGCCGTGCTGGTTGCCGCCGAGCAAGCCGAACGCTCGGGCGGCAGCCTGCGCATCATCTGCGCCGTGCAGCCCTACACCGGAACCTTGGCTTGGATGCCGGCCCCCGTTGACCGCGAAGCGTTGTTCGCTGAAATTCAAACCCAGCTGGACGCCGGTGAAAAGTGGTTGCGAAGCCACTTCCCGAAACTGGCCATCGAGGTCCAACTCATTGAAGGCTCAGCAGTGGATGCCCTCGTGAAAGCCTCCGAAACGGCCGAACTGGTGGTCATGGGAACGCGCGGACGCGGCGGATTTGCCGGAATGATGCTTGGTTCCACCACCGACGGCGTCCGGCACCATGCCAAGGGGCCGATCATGGTTGTTCGAGACCGCGAAGATCCGCGACAGGGCGACCGCTCAGCGTTTGGTCCGCTGCTCCAGGCATAA
- a CDS encoding ABC transporter ATP-binding protein: MARKSKEQAPDVAVDAIETDEELVPEYRPSEADGDMFGGTPAKKAEHFWPSVKRLVGLLRPERFMFSVVIVLVAASVVLTVIAPKILGAAMDVIFNGVIGSQLPANVPLEVLVETQRAAGNDQFADMLAKANIVPGAGIDFVELSRLIIIVLALYMVASTLMWLQGFLLNALVMRVVFKLREDIERKLNRLPLGYFDTRQRGDLMSRVTNDVDNIQAALQQAFSQLVQSALTVIGIGIMMFIVSWQLALIALIALPLSAIIAGVIGTRSQKLFAAQWKYTGSLNGHIEETFSGLELVRAYGRDEEMLAEFDDRNEHLFKASFGAQFVSGMIMPAMQFVSYLSYVLVAVVGGVRVATGQITLGDATAFIQYSREFSQPIGEMAGIANMIQSGVASAERTFEILDADEQEAEEDSALLPEQTDGHVRFENVSFSYAPETPLIRDVSLTVEPGQTVAIVGPTGAGKTTLVNLIMRFYEITGGRILLDGVDTRELSREQVRSQVGMVLQDAWLFEGTIRENIRYGRLDATDEEIIAAAEATMVDRFVRQLPDGYDTVIDADGGTVSAGERQLLTIARAFIAKPSLLILDEATSSVDTRTELLVQHAMAALRTDRTSFVIAHRLSTIRDAHTILVMEDGDIVEHGNHEELLARRGAYYKLYMTQFQGGHELEDEVPAEAH; the protein is encoded by the coding sequence ATGGCGCGCAAGAGCAAGGAACAGGCCCCGGACGTGGCTGTTGACGCCATTGAAACGGATGAGGAGTTGGTGCCGGAGTACCGGCCCTCCGAGGCAGACGGTGACATGTTTGGCGGAACACCAGCCAAAAAGGCCGAACACTTCTGGCCCTCGGTCAAGCGCCTCGTAGGGCTTCTGCGGCCGGAGCGCTTCATGTTCTCCGTGGTGATTGTGCTGGTGGCGGCCTCCGTAGTCCTGACGGTTATCGCCCCGAAGATCCTCGGGGCCGCCATGGACGTGATCTTTAATGGCGTCATTGGCTCGCAGCTGCCAGCGAATGTGCCGCTCGAGGTTCTGGTGGAGACGCAACGGGCGGCCGGGAACGATCAGTTCGCCGACATGCTGGCCAAGGCCAATATTGTCCCGGGCGCGGGCATTGACTTTGTTGAACTCAGCCGGCTCATCATCATTGTGTTGGCTTTGTACATGGTTGCCTCAACGCTCATGTGGCTGCAAGGCTTCCTCCTGAACGCCCTTGTCATGCGCGTGGTGTTCAAGCTGCGTGAAGACATTGAACGCAAGCTCAACCGCCTCCCGCTGGGGTACTTTGACACCCGCCAGCGCGGTGATCTGATGTCCCGGGTGACCAACGACGTCGACAACATCCAGGCCGCACTTCAGCAAGCCTTTTCGCAACTGGTGCAGTCCGCGCTGACGGTCATCGGCATCGGGATCATGATGTTTATTGTGTCCTGGCAGCTGGCCTTGATAGCCCTTATCGCGTTGCCGCTCTCAGCCATCATTGCAGGCGTGATTGGAACGCGCTCACAAAAACTGTTCGCCGCGCAGTGGAAGTACACCGGCTCACTCAATGGTCACATTGAAGAGACTTTCTCCGGGCTGGAACTTGTTCGCGCCTATGGCCGTGACGAGGAAATGCTGGCCGAGTTCGATGACCGCAACGAACACCTTTTCAAGGCCTCCTTCGGCGCTCAGTTTGTTTCCGGCATGATCATGCCGGCCATGCAGTTTGTCTCCTATCTCTCCTACGTGCTGGTCGCCGTCGTCGGTGGTGTGCGTGTTGCTACAGGCCAGATCACCCTGGGCGATGCCACGGCATTCATTCAGTACTCACGCGAGTTCTCCCAGCCCATTGGTGAGATGGCTGGAATTGCCAACATGATCCAGTCCGGTGTGGCCTCGGCCGAGCGGACCTTTGAGATCCTCGACGCCGACGAGCAGGAAGCAGAGGAGGATTCAGCGCTGCTGCCCGAGCAGACGGACGGCCACGTGCGGTTCGAGAACGTGTCCTTCAGCTACGCACCGGAAACCCCGCTCATCCGCGACGTTTCCCTCACCGTTGAACCAGGGCAGACCGTGGCCATTGTGGGGCCCACCGGCGCGGGCAAGACGACGCTCGTCAACCTCATCATGCGCTTCTACGAGATCACCGGCGGACGGATCCTGCTCGACGGCGTGGACACCCGCGAGCTGTCCCGCGAACAGGTGCGCTCGCAGGTGGGCATGGTGCTCCAGGACGCGTGGCTGTTTGAAGGCACCATCCGCGAAAACATCCGCTACGGCCGTTTGGATGCCACTGACGAGGAAATCATTGCCGCTGCCGAGGCCACCATGGTGGACAGGTTTGTTCGCCAGCTCCCCGACGGCTATGACACCGTGATCGACGCCGACGGCGGCACCGTTTCCGCCGGTGAACGCCAGCTGCTCACGATTGCCAGGGCCTTCATCGCCAAGCCATCACTGCTGATTCTCGACGAGGCAACCTCGTCAGTGGATACACGCACCGAGCTGCTGGTCCAGCACGCCATGGCGGCACTGCGCACCGACCGGACCTCCTTCGTGATTGCCCACCGTCTCTCCACAATCCGCGACGCCCACACCATCTTGGTCATGGAAGACGGCGACATCGTCGAGCACGGCAACCACGAGGAACTTCTGGCCCGCCGCGGCGCCTACTACAAGCTCTACATGACCCAGTTCCAGGGCGGTCATGAGCTAGAAGACGAGGTCCCCGCCGAAGCTCACTAG